A genomic stretch from Verrucomicrobiota bacterium includes:
- the mtnP gene encoding S-methyl-5'-thioadenosine phosphorylase, giving the protein MDTPAPAIGIIGGSGLYQLEGIAEVAELRVITPYGDPSDALIKGTLEGRTVYFLPRHGRGHRILPHEINHRANIWALRSLGVRWILCVTAVGSLKEEYAPRHIVLPDQYFDRTSRREHHTFFGSGLAAHIAFGDPVSGPLRAILKEASEAAGATVHDGGTYVNMDGPAFSTRAESHANRQLGFDVIGMTNLPEAKLAREAEIALATMAMITDYDCWKVEEEAVTADAVIAHLLANAELAKKALALAIPKIPSEPNFPEHTALATALVTDRALWPAKIVERLRPLLQPYL; this is encoded by the coding sequence ATGGACACCCCAGCTCCTGCCATCGGCATCATCGGAGGCAGTGGCCTCTATCAACTCGAAGGCATCGCCGAGGTGGCGGAACTGCGCGTCATCACTCCGTATGGCGACCCCTCCGATGCCCTCATAAAAGGCACCCTCGAAGGCCGGACCGTCTACTTCCTGCCTCGGCACGGTCGTGGGCACCGCATTCTCCCGCATGAAATCAATCACCGAGCCAACATCTGGGCCCTTCGCTCCCTCGGCGTCCGCTGGATTCTTTGCGTGACGGCTGTCGGGAGCTTGAAAGAAGAGTATGCCCCTCGCCACATCGTCCTCCCGGATCAATATTTCGACCGCACCTCCCGCCGGGAGCACCACACCTTCTTTGGCAGTGGTCTGGCCGCTCACATTGCCTTTGGCGACCCCGTCTCCGGCCCTCTCCGGGCCATCCTGAAAGAGGCCAGCGAAGCGGCCGGCGCCACCGTGCACGACGGCGGCACCTATGTGAACATGGACGGCCCCGCCTTCTCGACCCGGGCGGAGTCCCATGCCAATCGACAGCTCGGCTTCGACGTCATCGGGATGACCAATCTCCCCGAAGCCAAGCTGGCCCGAGAAGCCGAAATCGCCCTCGCCACCATGGCCATGATCACGGACTACGATTGCTGGAAAGTGGAAGAAGAAGCCGTGACCGCGGACGCCGTCATCGCCCACCTCCTGGCCAACGCCGAGCTCGCCAAAAAAGCCCTCGCCCTAGCCATCCCAAAAATCCCGAGCGAGCCAAATTTTCCGGAACATACCGCGCTGGCGACCGCTCTTGTCACAGACCGCGCTCTCTGGCCTGCCAAAATCGTCGAGCGCTTGCGCCCCCTGCTGCAGCCCTATCTCTAG
- the arsS gene encoding arsenosugar biosynthesis radical SAM (seleno)protein ArsS (Some members of this family are selenoproteins.) has product MNRFDQVLADHSISLTRKKPAILQVNTGKICNLTCLHCHVNAGPRRKEIMTRETVDRILAWFEKTDIPTLDLTGGTPEMIPDFRHVVETVRSWELPRTVMTRLNATIIEEEGYDWIPEFHTQNKVVIIASMPCYSPENVNQQRGHGVFDKSIRAFQRLNELGYGRDPGLVINFVYNPNGAFLPGDQAELEADYKYEMKKHFDIDFNQLFCITNMPIQRFASYLRARKMLQEYMDLLADAFNPSSIESLMCRDTISVGWQGEVYDCDFNQQMNLQLRKGEPFYLWDVDAERFSEIPILTGPHCFGCTAGAGSSCGGALTE; this is encoded by the coding sequence ATGAACCGTTTCGACCAAGTCCTCGCGGACCACTCCATTTCCCTCACTCGGAAAAAGCCCGCGATCCTTCAGGTCAACACCGGCAAAATTTGCAATCTCACCTGCCTCCATTGTCATGTGAATGCCGGGCCCAGACGCAAGGAGATCATGACTCGGGAAACGGTCGACCGCATCCTGGCCTGGTTTGAAAAGACGGACATCCCCACGCTCGACCTGACTGGCGGCACCCCGGAAATGATTCCCGACTTCCGTCACGTCGTCGAAACGGTGCGCTCTTGGGAACTCCCTCGGACCGTCATGACCCGGCTGAACGCCACCATCATTGAAGAAGAAGGCTACGACTGGATACCTGAATTCCACACCCAGAACAAAGTAGTCATCATCGCTTCCATGCCCTGCTACTCACCGGAAAACGTCAATCAACAGCGCGGCCACGGCGTTTTCGACAAATCGATCCGGGCCTTCCAGCGCCTCAATGAACTCGGCTACGGACGCGATCCTGGACTGGTCATCAACTTCGTCTACAACCCAAACGGGGCCTTCCTCCCTGGCGACCAAGCGGAGCTGGAAGCCGATTACAAGTATGAGATGAAGAAGCACTTCGACATCGACTTCAACCAACTCTTCTGTATCACCAACATGCCCATCCAGCGCTTTGCCTCCTACTTGCGAGCGCGGAAAATGCTCCAGGAATACATGGACCTCCTGGCAGATGCCTTCAATCCAAGCTCGATCGAGAGCCTCATGTGCCGAGACACCATCAGCGTCGGCTGGCAAGGCGAAGTCTACGACTGCGACTTCAATCAGCAGATGAACCTTCAGCTCCGCAAGGGCGAACCCTTCTACCTCTGGGACGTCGACGCCGAACGCTTCAGCGAAATCCCCATCCTGACCGGTCCTCACTGCTTCGGCTGCACCGCTGGTGCCGGCTCCAGCTGCGGTGGCGCACTCACCGAATAA
- a CDS encoding DUF547 domain-containing protein has product MRILHALLFCLSVATTQAFDHSDLTEILKKNVQKGQVDYAALANHPDPLDAYLERLAQVSQAEFSSWQENEQIAFLTNLYNATTLQVVAEHYPVETIREIFKGPLTPTAVSTAVWKKDLVSLFGEAISLNHLEHEILRKDYQEPRIHFALVCAAISCPPLRSEAYTGERLGAQMDEQARIFFAEEEKNRLDPQTGTLFLSPIVGNWFKEDFTKTGQTLQEFVTPYFPKKTQPLLRAQRFQIKDTPYDWGLND; this is encoded by the coding sequence ATGAGAATTTTGCATGCTCTCCTCTTCTGCCTCTCCGTCGCCACCACCCAGGCCTTCGACCACAGCGACTTGACCGAGATTCTCAAAAAGAACGTCCAAAAGGGCCAGGTGGACTACGCGGCTCTCGCCAACCACCCGGATCCCCTCGATGCTTACCTTGAGCGGCTTGCCCAGGTCTCGCAGGCAGAGTTCTCTTCTTGGCAGGAAAACGAACAAATCGCTTTCCTGACCAACCTCTACAACGCAACCACTCTCCAAGTGGTGGCCGAGCACTACCCAGTCGAGACCATCCGGGAAATCTTCAAAGGCCCGCTTACCCCGACCGCCGTCAGCACCGCCGTCTGGAAAAAGGACCTCGTCTCGCTCTTTGGGGAGGCCATCTCCCTCAATCACTTGGAACACGAGATTCTCCGAAAGGACTATCAGGAGCCCCGCATTCACTTCGCTCTCGTCTGCGCCGCGATCAGTTGCCCGCCTCTTCGCAGCGAAGCCTACACCGGCGAGCGACTTGGAGCGCAGATGGACGAACAAGCCCGGATCTTTTTCGCTGAGGAAGAGAAAAACCGCCTGGATCCCCAAACTGGAACCCTCTTTCTGTCACCCATCGTGGGGAACTGGTTCAAAGAGGACTTCACCAAAACCGGCCAGACTCTCCAAGAGTTCGTCACCCCCTACTTCCCCAAGAAGACCCAGCCGCTCTTGCGCGCTCAACGCTTCCAGATCAAAGACACGCCCTACGATTGGGGCTTGAACGACTAA